From Rutidosis leptorrhynchoides isolate AG116_Rl617_1_P2 chromosome 3, CSIRO_AGI_Rlap_v1, whole genome shotgun sequence, a single genomic window includes:
- the LOC139895981 gene encoding uncharacterized protein, translating into MRKEIQWVLMDLFFLILLLVSHILAISCHVNLLFYMSLKGLQLLLGCCCAATATCVLKIYYGPVFRRPFYMSLKVLIFLSVNMRCSTCVLLTKLNDFATHGQFHIPHNQKCQTLAAAKPYLMLSLWFGY; encoded by the exons ATGAGAAAGGAGATTCAG TGGGTACTTATGGACTTATTTTTTCTCATTCTTCTGCTGGTATCACACATTCTCGCAATCAGTTGCCATGTCAACCTTCTATTCTACATGAGTCTAAAG GGTTTGCAGCTGCTGCTGGGTTGCTGTTGTGCAGCAACAGCAACATGTGTTCTAAAAATTTATTATGGGCCTGTTTTTAGAAGACCATTCTACATGAGTCTGAAG GTACTTATTTTCCTTTCAGTTAACATGAGATGCAGCACTTGCGTACTTTTGACAAAGTTGAATGATTTCGCTACTCATGGACAGTTTCATATACCGCACAATCAAAAATGCCAAACCCTCGCTGCAGCAAAGCCATATTTGATGCTTTCTTTGTGGTTTGGATATTGA